aaaaataaacaaatggtCCAACTTCACTATCACTTATGATTAGGGTAAGTTTGGAACAAGGTTAGCACAATTGTCTTTAAGAAGAGGTGGGAAGAAGGGGTTCAAAGGGAACATGTGAGGCCAGCAGTTTGCATCTATGGTCGAAAACGCCTTGCAACACGCGGTTCCAACGTGTCCAAACTTGCCTGAGAAAACCGATTGGAAGAGTTCGAGTACACATCCATGGACGTTGAAGAGAGATGACCAGCATTTCTCTAAGTCGATGGGAAAGCTAGGTGGAGATTCTGATCGTGGTGGTTGGTCATGAGCCGCTCCTTGAGTGATCAGAACCGCAAGGCATAGAACTACAACTAAGACTAATGCTCTTGACGTGtgttccatctctctctctctctgattgtataaactttgtatgtTCTTCCTTTTCTCTTTTAAGATTCTTGTAtgatttgtatattatatgatCACAAGGTTAGAATTTATAGGGTAAGATATTAGAAACAACAAGTTATTCAAAAGTAACTCATGCTATGTATTAAAGTCATTCTCTATTAAGTTGTTCAAAGTAACTCATGCtatgtattaaatttattcTCTACTAAGTTTTTCAAAAGTAACTCATGCTATAGAGAGTAGAAACACTCAATACTCATTAAATTAGTGTTGAATCCTGAATACatacatacattaataaaaacatacacAATAGTCATGACTCACTGATATAACCATTAGTACACAAACCATTACAGAAACAAGAGTTTAGATAACAGAGCCAGTTTGAGGACCAATAAGCCCCAAAACCTCATCCCAAAGACCATGACTCTGAACAGCAGAACCAAGCTCAACAACACTCGAGCTACAAGCAGCCACAGTCCAGTACCCTCCCAAGATCTCTGCTTTCAGCTGCTCCTTCTCCCAACCACAATACCCATCAAAGAATCTCATCTCACTTCTCCCCACCAGCTTCCTCTTCACCATCTCTGCAGCCAACCCCACACTCTCTCTCGTCCCGTAGTACAACCCTTTCATCACTTGTCTGAACACTCCGCTCTTCGCGACCTCGTTGTCCCCGCCGCTCCTCGGACTC
This genomic interval from Brassica napus cultivar Da-Ae chromosome A6, Da-Ae, whole genome shotgun sequence contains the following:
- the LOC125575938 gene encoding egg cell-secreted protein 1.4-like; its protein translation is MEHTSRALVLVVVLCLAVLITQGAAHDQPPRSESPPSFPIDLEKCWSSLFNVHGCVLELFQSVFSGKFGHVGTACCKAFSTIDANCWPHMFPLNPFFPPLLKDNCANLVPNLP